One Oncorhynchus nerka isolate Pitt River linkage group LG5, Oner_Uvic_2.0, whole genome shotgun sequence genomic window carries:
- the LOC115129708 gene encoding RNA-binding motif, single-stranded-interacting protein 1-like isoform X5, translated as MIFANTANPLKSTYRKQSYPMAPASPSTVSTSSNSSTTGWDQLSKTNLYIRGLPPATTDLDLVKLCQPYGKIVSAKAILDKTTNKCKGYGFVDFDSPAAAQKTVHALKTSGIQAQMAKQQQEQDPTNLYISNLPVSVDEQELEGLLRPFGQVISTRVLRDYNGASRGVGFARMESKEMCNSAIAHFNGKFIKTAPGTMAPSEPLLCKFADGQRKRHSHSPYIPSGRTWPREGELRLGGMTLTYDPTSAAMQNGYYASPYTLTANRMMAQQAMSPYMSPVTSYQVQNPSWMAHQPYIMQHPQAVMSPSVDHTMTMQPTAVMTQQMGHLSLGSSGAQYISANAAVQAAYMPQYAHMQQTENGSQQQVDSSNNSSPYSQQSK; from the exons TCGTACCCCATGGCTCCAGCCAGCCCCAGCACGGTGAGcaccagcagcaacagcagcaccaCAGGATGGGACCAGCTCAGCAAAACGAACCTGTACATCCGCGGCCTGCCTCCAGCAACCACTGACCTGGACCTGGTCAAGCTCTGCCAGCC ATACGGCAAGATCGTGTCGGCAAAGGCCATCCTCGATAAAACAACTAACAAATGTAAAG ggtATGGATTTGTGGACTTTGACAGCCCTGCAGCAGCCCAGAAGACGGTCCATGCCCTAAAGACCAGTGGGATACAAGCCCAGATGGCTAAG cAGCAACAGGAGCAGGACCCCACCAACCTGTACATCTCCAACCTGCCTGTGTCTGTAGACGAGCAGGAGCTGGAGGGGCTGCTGAGGCCTTTTGGACAGGTCATCTCCACCCGCGTCCTCAGAGACTACAACGGGGCCAGCAGAGGGGTCGGCTTCGCCAG GATGGAGTCCAAGGAGATGTGTAACTCAGCCATAGCCCACTTCAATGGGAAGTTTATCAAGACGGCGCCTGGAACTATGG cTCCCTCTGAGCCCCTGCTGTGTAAGTTTGCCGATGGTCAGAGGAAGAGGCACAGCCACAGTCCATACATCCCCAGCGGTCGCACTTGGCCCCGAGAGGGAGAGCTCAGACTT GGCGGGATGACTCTCACCTACGACCCCACCTCAGCTGCTATGCAGAACGGCTATTATGCCTCTCCCTACACCCTAACGGCCAATAGAATGATGGCTCAGCAAgccatgtctccctacatgtctcctGTCACCTCCTACCAG GTACAGAATCCTTCCTGGATGGCCCACCAGCCTTACATCATGCAACACCCA caggCTGTAATGTCGCCCTCTGTGGACCACACCATGACAATGCAGCCCACCGCCGTCATGACACAGCAGATGGGCCATCTCTCATTGGGCAGCAGTGGAGCG CAGTATATTTCAGCCAACGCTGCAGTCCAGGCAGCCTATATGCCTCAGTACGCCCACATGCAGCAGACA GAAAATGGTTCACAGCAACAAGTGGATTCGTCCAATAATTCGTCTCCCTACAGTCAACAGAGCAAGTAA
- the LOC115129708 gene encoding RNA-binding motif, single-stranded-interacting protein 1-like isoform X4, with product MIFANTANPLKSTYRKQSYPMAPASPSTVSTSSNSSTTGWDQLSKTNLYIRGLPPATTDLDLVKLCQPYGKIVSAKAILDKTTNKCKGYGFVDFDSPAAAQKTVHALKTSGIQAQMAKQQEQDPTNLYISNLPVSVDEQELEGLLRPFGQVISTRVLRDYNGASRGVGFARMESKEMCNSAIAHFNGKFIKTAPGTMAPSEPLLCKFADGQRKRHSHSPYIPSGRTWPREGELRLGGMTLTYDPTSAAMQNGYYASPYTLTANRMMAQQAMSPYMSPVTSYQVQNPSWMAHQPYIMQHPQAVMSPSVDHTMTMQPTAVMTQQMGHLSLGSSGAYISANAAVQAAYMPQYAHMQQTFFPLQENGSQQQVDSSNNSSPYSQQSK from the exons TCGTACCCCATGGCTCCAGCCAGCCCCAGCACGGTGAGcaccagcagcaacagcagcaccaCAGGATGGGACCAGCTCAGCAAAACGAACCTGTACATCCGCGGCCTGCCTCCAGCAACCACTGACCTGGACCTGGTCAAGCTCTGCCAGCC ATACGGCAAGATCGTGTCGGCAAAGGCCATCCTCGATAAAACAACTAACAAATGTAAAG ggtATGGATTTGTGGACTTTGACAGCCCTGCAGCAGCCCAGAAGACGGTCCATGCCCTAAAGACCAGTGGGATACAAGCCCAGATGGCTAAG CAACAGGAGCAGGACCCCACCAACCTGTACATCTCCAACCTGCCTGTGTCTGTAGACGAGCAGGAGCTGGAGGGGCTGCTGAGGCCTTTTGGACAGGTCATCTCCACCCGCGTCCTCAGAGACTACAACGGGGCCAGCAGAGGGGTCGGCTTCGCCAG GATGGAGTCCAAGGAGATGTGTAACTCAGCCATAGCCCACTTCAATGGGAAGTTTATCAAGACGGCGCCTGGAACTATGG cTCCCTCTGAGCCCCTGCTGTGTAAGTTTGCCGATGGTCAGAGGAAGAGGCACAGCCACAGTCCATACATCCCCAGCGGTCGCACTTGGCCCCGAGAGGGAGAGCTCAGACTT GGCGGGATGACTCTCACCTACGACCCCACCTCAGCTGCTATGCAGAACGGCTATTATGCCTCTCCCTACACCCTAACGGCCAATAGAATGATGGCTCAGCAAgccatgtctccctacatgtctcctGTCACCTCCTACCAG GTACAGAATCCTTCCTGGATGGCCCACCAGCCTTACATCATGCAACACCCA caggCTGTAATGTCGCCCTCTGTGGACCACACCATGACAATGCAGCCCACCGCCGTCATGACACAGCAGATGGGCCATCTCTCATTGGGCAGCAGTGGAGCG TATATTTCAGCCAACGCTGCAGTCCAGGCAGCCTATATGCCTCAGTACGCCCACATGCAGCAGACA TTTTTCCCTCTTCAGGAAAATGGTTCACAGCAACAAGTGGATTCGTCCAATAATTCGTCTCCCTACAGTCAACAGAGCAAGTAA
- the LOC115129708 gene encoding RNA-binding motif, single-stranded-interacting protein 1-like isoform X6, producing the protein MIFANTANPLKSTYRKQSYPMAPASPSTVSTSSNSSTTGWDQLSKTNLYIRGLPPATTDLDLVKLCQPYGKIVSAKAILDKTTNKCKGYGFVDFDSPAAAQKTVHALKTSGIQAQMAKQQEQDPTNLYISNLPVSVDEQELEGLLRPFGQVISTRVLRDYNGASRGVGFARMESKEMCNSAIAHFNGKFIKTAPGTMAPSEPLLCKFADGQRKRHSHSPYIPSGRTWPREGELRLGGMTLTYDPTSAAMQNGYYASPYTLTANRMMAQQAMSPYMSPVTSYQVQNPSWMAHQPYIMQHPQAVMSPSVDHTMTMQPTAVMTQQMGHLSLGSSGAQYISANAAVQAAYMPQYAHMQQTENGSQQQVDSSNNSSPYSQQSK; encoded by the exons TCGTACCCCATGGCTCCAGCCAGCCCCAGCACGGTGAGcaccagcagcaacagcagcaccaCAGGATGGGACCAGCTCAGCAAAACGAACCTGTACATCCGCGGCCTGCCTCCAGCAACCACTGACCTGGACCTGGTCAAGCTCTGCCAGCC ATACGGCAAGATCGTGTCGGCAAAGGCCATCCTCGATAAAACAACTAACAAATGTAAAG ggtATGGATTTGTGGACTTTGACAGCCCTGCAGCAGCCCAGAAGACGGTCCATGCCCTAAAGACCAGTGGGATACAAGCCCAGATGGCTAAG CAACAGGAGCAGGACCCCACCAACCTGTACATCTCCAACCTGCCTGTGTCTGTAGACGAGCAGGAGCTGGAGGGGCTGCTGAGGCCTTTTGGACAGGTCATCTCCACCCGCGTCCTCAGAGACTACAACGGGGCCAGCAGAGGGGTCGGCTTCGCCAG GATGGAGTCCAAGGAGATGTGTAACTCAGCCATAGCCCACTTCAATGGGAAGTTTATCAAGACGGCGCCTGGAACTATGG cTCCCTCTGAGCCCCTGCTGTGTAAGTTTGCCGATGGTCAGAGGAAGAGGCACAGCCACAGTCCATACATCCCCAGCGGTCGCACTTGGCCCCGAGAGGGAGAGCTCAGACTT GGCGGGATGACTCTCACCTACGACCCCACCTCAGCTGCTATGCAGAACGGCTATTATGCCTCTCCCTACACCCTAACGGCCAATAGAATGATGGCTCAGCAAgccatgtctccctacatgtctcctGTCACCTCCTACCAG GTACAGAATCCTTCCTGGATGGCCCACCAGCCTTACATCATGCAACACCCA caggCTGTAATGTCGCCCTCTGTGGACCACACCATGACAATGCAGCCCACCGCCGTCATGACACAGCAGATGGGCCATCTCTCATTGGGCAGCAGTGGAGCG CAGTATATTTCAGCCAACGCTGCAGTCCAGGCAGCCTATATGCCTCAGTACGCCCACATGCAGCAGACA GAAAATGGTTCACAGCAACAAGTGGATTCGTCCAATAATTCGTCTCCCTACAGTCAACAGAGCAAGTAA
- the LOC115129708 gene encoding RNA-binding motif, single-stranded-interacting protein 1-like isoform X1, which translates to MIFANTANPLKSTYRKQSYPMAPASPSTVSTSSNSSTTGWDQLSKTNLYIRGLPPATTDLDLVKLCQPYGKIVSAKAILDKTTNKCKGYGFVDFDSPAAAQKTVHALKTSGIQAQMAKQQQEQDPTNLYISNLPVSVDEQELEGLLRPFGQVISTRVLRDYNGASRGVGFARMESKEMCNSAIAHFNGKFIKTAPGTMAPSEPLLCKFADGQRKRHSHSPYIPSGRTWPREGELRLGGMTLTYDPTSAAMQNGYYASPYTLTANRMMAQQAMSPYMSPVTSYQVQNPSWMAHQPYIMQHPQAVMSPSVDHTMTMQPTAVMTQQMGHLSLGSSGAQYISANAAVQAAYMPQYAHMQQTFFPLQENGSQQQVDSSNNSSPYSQQSK; encoded by the exons TCGTACCCCATGGCTCCAGCCAGCCCCAGCACGGTGAGcaccagcagcaacagcagcaccaCAGGATGGGACCAGCTCAGCAAAACGAACCTGTACATCCGCGGCCTGCCTCCAGCAACCACTGACCTGGACCTGGTCAAGCTCTGCCAGCC ATACGGCAAGATCGTGTCGGCAAAGGCCATCCTCGATAAAACAACTAACAAATGTAAAG ggtATGGATTTGTGGACTTTGACAGCCCTGCAGCAGCCCAGAAGACGGTCCATGCCCTAAAGACCAGTGGGATACAAGCCCAGATGGCTAAG cAGCAACAGGAGCAGGACCCCACCAACCTGTACATCTCCAACCTGCCTGTGTCTGTAGACGAGCAGGAGCTGGAGGGGCTGCTGAGGCCTTTTGGACAGGTCATCTCCACCCGCGTCCTCAGAGACTACAACGGGGCCAGCAGAGGGGTCGGCTTCGCCAG GATGGAGTCCAAGGAGATGTGTAACTCAGCCATAGCCCACTTCAATGGGAAGTTTATCAAGACGGCGCCTGGAACTATGG cTCCCTCTGAGCCCCTGCTGTGTAAGTTTGCCGATGGTCAGAGGAAGAGGCACAGCCACAGTCCATACATCCCCAGCGGTCGCACTTGGCCCCGAGAGGGAGAGCTCAGACTT GGCGGGATGACTCTCACCTACGACCCCACCTCAGCTGCTATGCAGAACGGCTATTATGCCTCTCCCTACACCCTAACGGCCAATAGAATGATGGCTCAGCAAgccatgtctccctacatgtctcctGTCACCTCCTACCAG GTACAGAATCCTTCCTGGATGGCCCACCAGCCTTACATCATGCAACACCCA caggCTGTAATGTCGCCCTCTGTGGACCACACCATGACAATGCAGCCCACCGCCGTCATGACACAGCAGATGGGCCATCTCTCATTGGGCAGCAGTGGAGCG CAGTATATTTCAGCCAACGCTGCAGTCCAGGCAGCCTATATGCCTCAGTACGCCCACATGCAGCAGACA TTTTTCCCTCTTCAGGAAAATGGTTCACAGCAACAAGTGGATTCGTCCAATAATTCGTCTCCCTACAGTCAACAGAGCAAGTAA
- the LOC115129708 gene encoding RNA-binding motif, single-stranded-interacting protein 1-like isoform X2 → MIFANTANPLKSTYRKQSYPMAPASPSTVSTSSNSSTTGWDQLSKTNLYIRGLPPATTDLDLVKLCQPYGKIVSAKAILDKTTNKCKGYGFVDFDSPAAAQKTVHALKTSGIQAQMAKQQEQDPTNLYISNLPVSVDEQELEGLLRPFGQVISTRVLRDYNGASRGVGFARMESKEMCNSAIAHFNGKFIKTAPGTMAPSEPLLCKFADGQRKRHSHSPYIPSGRTWPREGELRLGGMTLTYDPTSAAMQNGYYASPYTLTANRMMAQQAMSPYMSPVTSYQVQNPSWMAHQPYIMQHPQAVMSPSVDHTMTMQPTAVMTQQMGHLSLGSSGAQYISANAAVQAAYMPQYAHMQQTFFPLQENGSQQQVDSSNNSSPYSQQSK, encoded by the exons TCGTACCCCATGGCTCCAGCCAGCCCCAGCACGGTGAGcaccagcagcaacagcagcaccaCAGGATGGGACCAGCTCAGCAAAACGAACCTGTACATCCGCGGCCTGCCTCCAGCAACCACTGACCTGGACCTGGTCAAGCTCTGCCAGCC ATACGGCAAGATCGTGTCGGCAAAGGCCATCCTCGATAAAACAACTAACAAATGTAAAG ggtATGGATTTGTGGACTTTGACAGCCCTGCAGCAGCCCAGAAGACGGTCCATGCCCTAAAGACCAGTGGGATACAAGCCCAGATGGCTAAG CAACAGGAGCAGGACCCCACCAACCTGTACATCTCCAACCTGCCTGTGTCTGTAGACGAGCAGGAGCTGGAGGGGCTGCTGAGGCCTTTTGGACAGGTCATCTCCACCCGCGTCCTCAGAGACTACAACGGGGCCAGCAGAGGGGTCGGCTTCGCCAG GATGGAGTCCAAGGAGATGTGTAACTCAGCCATAGCCCACTTCAATGGGAAGTTTATCAAGACGGCGCCTGGAACTATGG cTCCCTCTGAGCCCCTGCTGTGTAAGTTTGCCGATGGTCAGAGGAAGAGGCACAGCCACAGTCCATACATCCCCAGCGGTCGCACTTGGCCCCGAGAGGGAGAGCTCAGACTT GGCGGGATGACTCTCACCTACGACCCCACCTCAGCTGCTATGCAGAACGGCTATTATGCCTCTCCCTACACCCTAACGGCCAATAGAATGATGGCTCAGCAAgccatgtctccctacatgtctcctGTCACCTCCTACCAG GTACAGAATCCTTCCTGGATGGCCCACCAGCCTTACATCATGCAACACCCA caggCTGTAATGTCGCCCTCTGTGGACCACACCATGACAATGCAGCCCACCGCCGTCATGACACAGCAGATGGGCCATCTCTCATTGGGCAGCAGTGGAGCG CAGTATATTTCAGCCAACGCTGCAGTCCAGGCAGCCTATATGCCTCAGTACGCCCACATGCAGCAGACA TTTTTCCCTCTTCAGGAAAATGGTTCACAGCAACAAGTGGATTCGTCCAATAATTCGTCTCCCTACAGTCAACAGAGCAAGTAA
- the LOC115129708 gene encoding RNA-binding motif, single-stranded-interacting protein 1-like isoform X7 → MIFANTANPLKSTYRKQSYPMAPASPSTVSTSSNSSTTGWDQLSKTNLYIRGLPPATTDLDLVKLCQPYGKIVSAKAILDKTTNKCKGYGFVDFDSPAAAQKTVHALKTSGIQAQMAKQQQEQDPTNLYISNLPVSVDEQELEGLLRPFGQVISTRVLRDYNGASRGVGFARMESKEMCNSAIAHFNGKFIKTAPGTMAPSEPLLCKFADGQRKRHSHSPYIPSGRTWPREGELRLGGMTLTYDPTSAAMQNGYYASPYTLTANRMMAQQAMSPYMSPVTSYQVQNPSWMAHQPYIMQHPQAVMSPSVDHTMTMQPTAVMTQQMGHLSLGSSGAYISANAAVQAAYMPQYAHMQQTENGSQQQVDSSNNSSPYSQQSK, encoded by the exons TCGTACCCCATGGCTCCAGCCAGCCCCAGCACGGTGAGcaccagcagcaacagcagcaccaCAGGATGGGACCAGCTCAGCAAAACGAACCTGTACATCCGCGGCCTGCCTCCAGCAACCACTGACCTGGACCTGGTCAAGCTCTGCCAGCC ATACGGCAAGATCGTGTCGGCAAAGGCCATCCTCGATAAAACAACTAACAAATGTAAAG ggtATGGATTTGTGGACTTTGACAGCCCTGCAGCAGCCCAGAAGACGGTCCATGCCCTAAAGACCAGTGGGATACAAGCCCAGATGGCTAAG cAGCAACAGGAGCAGGACCCCACCAACCTGTACATCTCCAACCTGCCTGTGTCTGTAGACGAGCAGGAGCTGGAGGGGCTGCTGAGGCCTTTTGGACAGGTCATCTCCACCCGCGTCCTCAGAGACTACAACGGGGCCAGCAGAGGGGTCGGCTTCGCCAG GATGGAGTCCAAGGAGATGTGTAACTCAGCCATAGCCCACTTCAATGGGAAGTTTATCAAGACGGCGCCTGGAACTATGG cTCCCTCTGAGCCCCTGCTGTGTAAGTTTGCCGATGGTCAGAGGAAGAGGCACAGCCACAGTCCATACATCCCCAGCGGTCGCACTTGGCCCCGAGAGGGAGAGCTCAGACTT GGCGGGATGACTCTCACCTACGACCCCACCTCAGCTGCTATGCAGAACGGCTATTATGCCTCTCCCTACACCCTAACGGCCAATAGAATGATGGCTCAGCAAgccatgtctccctacatgtctcctGTCACCTCCTACCAG GTACAGAATCCTTCCTGGATGGCCCACCAGCCTTACATCATGCAACACCCA caggCTGTAATGTCGCCCTCTGTGGACCACACCATGACAATGCAGCCCACCGCCGTCATGACACAGCAGATGGGCCATCTCTCATTGGGCAGCAGTGGAGCG TATATTTCAGCCAACGCTGCAGTCCAGGCAGCCTATATGCCTCAGTACGCCCACATGCAGCAGACA GAAAATGGTTCACAGCAACAAGTGGATTCGTCCAATAATTCGTCTCCCTACAGTCAACAGAGCAAGTAA
- the LOC115129708 gene encoding RNA-binding motif, single-stranded-interacting protein 1-like isoform X3: MIFANTANPLKSTYRKQSYPMAPASPSTVSTSSNSSTTGWDQLSKTNLYIRGLPPATTDLDLVKLCQPYGKIVSAKAILDKTTNKCKGYGFVDFDSPAAAQKTVHALKTSGIQAQMAKQQQEQDPTNLYISNLPVSVDEQELEGLLRPFGQVISTRVLRDYNGASRGVGFARMESKEMCNSAIAHFNGKFIKTAPGTMAPSEPLLCKFADGQRKRHSHSPYIPSGRTWPREGELRLGGMTLTYDPTSAAMQNGYYASPYTLTANRMMAQQAMSPYMSPVTSYQVQNPSWMAHQPYIMQHPQAVMSPSVDHTMTMQPTAVMTQQMGHLSLGSSGAYISANAAVQAAYMPQYAHMQQTFFPLQENGSQQQVDSSNNSSPYSQQSK; encoded by the exons TCGTACCCCATGGCTCCAGCCAGCCCCAGCACGGTGAGcaccagcagcaacagcagcaccaCAGGATGGGACCAGCTCAGCAAAACGAACCTGTACATCCGCGGCCTGCCTCCAGCAACCACTGACCTGGACCTGGTCAAGCTCTGCCAGCC ATACGGCAAGATCGTGTCGGCAAAGGCCATCCTCGATAAAACAACTAACAAATGTAAAG ggtATGGATTTGTGGACTTTGACAGCCCTGCAGCAGCCCAGAAGACGGTCCATGCCCTAAAGACCAGTGGGATACAAGCCCAGATGGCTAAG cAGCAACAGGAGCAGGACCCCACCAACCTGTACATCTCCAACCTGCCTGTGTCTGTAGACGAGCAGGAGCTGGAGGGGCTGCTGAGGCCTTTTGGACAGGTCATCTCCACCCGCGTCCTCAGAGACTACAACGGGGCCAGCAGAGGGGTCGGCTTCGCCAG GATGGAGTCCAAGGAGATGTGTAACTCAGCCATAGCCCACTTCAATGGGAAGTTTATCAAGACGGCGCCTGGAACTATGG cTCCCTCTGAGCCCCTGCTGTGTAAGTTTGCCGATGGTCAGAGGAAGAGGCACAGCCACAGTCCATACATCCCCAGCGGTCGCACTTGGCCCCGAGAGGGAGAGCTCAGACTT GGCGGGATGACTCTCACCTACGACCCCACCTCAGCTGCTATGCAGAACGGCTATTATGCCTCTCCCTACACCCTAACGGCCAATAGAATGATGGCTCAGCAAgccatgtctccctacatgtctcctGTCACCTCCTACCAG GTACAGAATCCTTCCTGGATGGCCCACCAGCCTTACATCATGCAACACCCA caggCTGTAATGTCGCCCTCTGTGGACCACACCATGACAATGCAGCCCACCGCCGTCATGACACAGCAGATGGGCCATCTCTCATTGGGCAGCAGTGGAGCG TATATTTCAGCCAACGCTGCAGTCCAGGCAGCCTATATGCCTCAGTACGCCCACATGCAGCAGACA TTTTTCCCTCTTCAGGAAAATGGTTCACAGCAACAAGTGGATTCGTCCAATAATTCGTCTCCCTACAGTCAACAGAGCAAGTAA
- the LOC115129708 gene encoding RNA-binding motif, single-stranded-interacting protein 1-like isoform X8: MIFANTANPLKSTYRKQSYPMAPASPSTVSTSSNSSTTGWDQLSKTNLYIRGLPPATTDLDLVKLCQPYGKIVSAKAILDKTTNKCKGYGFVDFDSPAAAQKTVHALKTSGIQAQMAKQQEQDPTNLYISNLPVSVDEQELEGLLRPFGQVISTRVLRDYNGASRGVGFARMESKEMCNSAIAHFNGKFIKTAPGTMAPSEPLLCKFADGQRKRHSHSPYIPSGRTWPREGELRLGGMTLTYDPTSAAMQNGYYASPYTLTANRMMAQQAMSPYMSPVTSYQVQNPSWMAHQPYIMQHPQAVMSPSVDHTMTMQPTAVMTQQMGHLSLGSSGAYISANAAVQAAYMPQYAHMQQTENGSQQQVDSSNNSSPYSQQSK, translated from the exons TCGTACCCCATGGCTCCAGCCAGCCCCAGCACGGTGAGcaccagcagcaacagcagcaccaCAGGATGGGACCAGCTCAGCAAAACGAACCTGTACATCCGCGGCCTGCCTCCAGCAACCACTGACCTGGACCTGGTCAAGCTCTGCCAGCC ATACGGCAAGATCGTGTCGGCAAAGGCCATCCTCGATAAAACAACTAACAAATGTAAAG ggtATGGATTTGTGGACTTTGACAGCCCTGCAGCAGCCCAGAAGACGGTCCATGCCCTAAAGACCAGTGGGATACAAGCCCAGATGGCTAAG CAACAGGAGCAGGACCCCACCAACCTGTACATCTCCAACCTGCCTGTGTCTGTAGACGAGCAGGAGCTGGAGGGGCTGCTGAGGCCTTTTGGACAGGTCATCTCCACCCGCGTCCTCAGAGACTACAACGGGGCCAGCAGAGGGGTCGGCTTCGCCAG GATGGAGTCCAAGGAGATGTGTAACTCAGCCATAGCCCACTTCAATGGGAAGTTTATCAAGACGGCGCCTGGAACTATGG cTCCCTCTGAGCCCCTGCTGTGTAAGTTTGCCGATGGTCAGAGGAAGAGGCACAGCCACAGTCCATACATCCCCAGCGGTCGCACTTGGCCCCGAGAGGGAGAGCTCAGACTT GGCGGGATGACTCTCACCTACGACCCCACCTCAGCTGCTATGCAGAACGGCTATTATGCCTCTCCCTACACCCTAACGGCCAATAGAATGATGGCTCAGCAAgccatgtctccctacatgtctcctGTCACCTCCTACCAG GTACAGAATCCTTCCTGGATGGCCCACCAGCCTTACATCATGCAACACCCA caggCTGTAATGTCGCCCTCTGTGGACCACACCATGACAATGCAGCCCACCGCCGTCATGACACAGCAGATGGGCCATCTCTCATTGGGCAGCAGTGGAGCG TATATTTCAGCCAACGCTGCAGTCCAGGCAGCCTATATGCCTCAGTACGCCCACATGCAGCAGACA GAAAATGGTTCACAGCAACAAGTGGATTCGTCCAATAATTCGTCTCCCTACAGTCAACAGAGCAAGTAA